A single window of [Clostridium] hylemonae DSM 15053 DNA harbors:
- a CDS encoding VOC family protein, with amino-acid sequence MVKFDHFNFNVLDLEKSLAFYKEALDLVPVKEKRDPDGAFVLIYLGDGSSGFTLELTWLNDRKEPYNLGEGEFHLAFTVDDFGKMYEKHKAMGVICFENKEMGVYFIADPDGYWIEIVPEEERQNIC; translated from the coding sequence ATGGTGAAGTTTGATCATTTTAACTTTAATGTGCTGGATCTGGAAAAAAGCCTTGCTTTCTATAAAGAGGCGCTGGATCTCGTCCCTGTAAAAGAAAAGAGGGATCCGGACGGCGCGTTTGTACTCATCTACCTTGGAGACGGAAGCAGCGGTTTTACACTGGAACTTACGTGGCTGAATGACAGGAAGGAACCGTACAACCTGGGTGAGGGAGAATTCCATCTGGCATTTACAGTGGATGATTTCGGTAAAATGTACGAAAAACATAAAGCGATGGGAGTCATCTGCTTTGAGAATAAGGAGATGGGAGTCTACTTTATCGCTGACCCGGACGGATACTGGATAGAAATTGTCCCGGAAGAAGAGAGGCAGAACATATGTTAA